The following proteins are encoded in a genomic region of Methylococcales bacterium:
- a CDS encoding transposase family protein has protein sequence MKGLPDYRDNRGKQHSLTFFIVTVVFAMLVGRSKVSSIHRYMTHKIVWLREVTGIKDAPLVSRAHFPRMLENLDWQDLNQLINAFFDEKTAHIIANEWVAIDGKVMRGTLKSGEKQAIIVSTLNFRVKQISDLQTLRFLSDKIRHRRHFEFTTNSVINIIIKTHG, from the coding sequence TTGAAAGGACTCCCCGATTATCGTGATAATCGCGGCAAGCAGCATTCACTGACCTTTTTTATCGTCACTGTTGTTTTTGCCATGCTGGTTGGACGCTCAAAAGTATCCAGTATTCATCGTTATATGACTCATAAAATTGTCTGGCTGCGTGAAGTAACTGGGATTAAAGATGCCCCTCTAGTTTCTCGCGCGCATTTTCCACGAATGTTGGAAAATTTGGATTGGCAGGACTTAAATCAGTTAATTAATGCCTTTTTTGATGAAAAAACAGCTCATATTATTGCCAATGAATGGGTTGCTATTGATGGCAAAGTCATGCGTGGCACGCTTAAGTCAGGTGAAAAACAAGCCATTATTGTATCTACTTTAAATTTCAGGGTAAAACAAATATCAGACCTGCAAACTTTGCGCTTTTTGAGCGATAAGATTCGCCATAGACGGCATTTTGAATTCACCACTAACTCGGTCATAAACATAATCATAAAAACTCACGGCTAG
- a CDS encoding MBOAT family O-acyltransferase — MSFISLIFLLFFLIVFLLYSLIEDRFKYILLLIASYIFYSYWDWRYFPLLLGSSFIDYYCAQKMGKLETKKQRRPWLWVSLIINLGLLIGFKYWNFIGYNLNSVLGSHIQVHDLLLPLGLSFYTLQTLSYSFDIYLGKTKPERHFGYFCLYVSFFPQLVAGPIERSRRLLPQLKTLTRATHHQFRYGVLLVIWGFFLKVVIADNLISFIGSVYFTETLFPFWLYWFVGGLVSFKIYCDFMAYSEIARGLALLFGVKLTLNFKRPFLATNIRGFWQRWHISLTRWIGDYIHIPLLQRFKSYSGRALVTVFTLCLIGLWHGASWNFILFGLFHGIITILWTPLADLFRWAFNFRFSIRQFWGRVILAIVLLLSAPIFYVMDTETLFSILKSMFDFKTFSTPLSYDLWKNDSYLLIEALFGIVLLTGYSFMAEYRNTEMVEVFATSRSIFRWAIAVVFILLIFMFGNFTNENFTYFEF, encoded by the coding sequence TTGTCTTTTATCTCATTAATATTTCTACTTTTTTTTCTCATTGTCTTTCTACTTTATAGTCTTATTGAGGATCGTTTTAAATATATTTTATTGTTAATAGCCAGCTATATTTTTTATAGTTACTGGGATTGGCGATATTTTCCTTTATTATTAGGTTCCAGTTTTATAGATTATTATTGCGCCCAAAAAATGGGTAAACTTGAAACAAAAAAACAGCGGCGGCCTTGGTTATGGGTTTCATTAATCATTAACTTAGGCTTGTTGATTGGTTTTAAATATTGGAACTTTATTGGCTATAACCTTAATAGCGTGCTTGGCTCCCACATTCAAGTTCATGACCTATTGCTGCCCTTGGGCTTATCCTTCTATACCTTACAAACCTTAAGTTACAGTTTCGATATTTATTTAGGCAAAACAAAACCTGAACGACATTTTGGTTATTTTTGTTTATATGTCAGCTTTTTTCCTCAACTGGTTGCAGGCCCTATCGAACGTAGCCGTCGCTTATTACCTCAACTTAAAACCTTAACACGGGCAACACACCACCAATTCCGCTATGGCGTACTTCTTGTTATTTGGGGCTTCTTTTTAAAAGTAGTGATTGCTGATAATTTGATTAGTTTTATTGGGTCGGTTTATTTTACAGAAACGCTGTTTCCTTTCTGGTTATATTGGTTTGTGGGGGGCTTAGTTTCCTTTAAAATTTATTGTGATTTCATGGCCTATTCAGAAATTGCTCGCGGACTGGCTTTACTCTTTGGGGTTAAATTAACCCTAAATTTCAAACGCCCTTTTTTAGCCACTAATATTCGTGGATTTTGGCAACGCTGGCATATCAGTTTAACCCGATGGATTGGGGATTATATTCATATTCCTTTATTGCAACGATTCAAATCCTATTCAGGACGAGCATTAGTCACCGTTTTTACCCTGTGTTTAATTGGACTCTGGCATGGAGCAAGTTGGAATTTTATTTTATTTGGTTTATTTCATGGAATCATTACTATTCTTTGGACACCCTTAGCGGATTTATTTAGATGGGCCTTTAATTTTAGATTTTCTATTCGGCAGTTTTGGGGACGTGTCATTTTAGCGATTGTTTTATTATTAAGCGCGCCTATTTTTTATGTGATGGATACCGAAACGCTGTTTAGCATCTTAAAATCTATGTTTGATTTTAAAACGTTTTCGACTCCTCTGTCTTATGATCTTTGGAAAAATGACAGTTATCTTTTAATTGAGGCCTTATTTGGAATTGTTCTTTTAACAGGCTATAGCTTTATGGCAGAATACCGCAATACTGAAATGGTTGAGGTATTTGCAACCAGTCGATCTATTTTTCGTTGGGCTATTGCGGTTGTTTTTATATTATTAATTTTTATGTTTGGAAATTTTACCAATGAAAACTTCACCTATTTTGAATTTTAA
- a CDS encoding zeta toxin family protein: MEKQVTISDDEQLKKLRTALAISQGTKLLYTLLQKTSATVSHDQTKRVSYLIGLFSEIHREIFHHWQQQATVSHRPGTMPDAKKRQKFRQAIGTLVLDGDLHTKTAIFDNNGFVIQSKNIAKRLAKFYLKMRSIRPFNYGNRITLDFFMTILGKLPAFNAVYGQGIDFRRITQVDAVALHDSKEKREAIISAFKHALDPSRNKNLANVANGYGKWAENKKYISGFPFLSHTTAEGVNCLVAVNGGLVPLATIKKKLFLAGKHLADYPLCEPDNIIGYLPNTELLRVAGKTEIDGIMIGENGAVPLFCLDINILTGLSSIGQTQLRELLTECEGENTSLSLLAHNESLKNNLLEAAKNDVRLQRTVEIAIPRIEQMVLKLEATKQAIFKGKVPDENPKLFISMGGAGAGKTAVEEMAQAQCGDNFVIASLDEFRKQSDLYCVLTAADHHSDDYVYVEPFANFLRDLVAEYAKENRINLLYDGTGIPFIPRYSTIVEKFKRYGFKSHVIAVDAFIVKPKGREQELQRSDVIDSVKLRYEETGRALPWVITVYKHLRAPRSFLHAIEESCLDKISLFANDGEKDQHYLVAESFDVSMKEVEIYQQHQIDRTLATYLRQQITTREESILKNLANNNQDEIDSLMARNPAFNENNVAYQVYSSKNGSRILVIYNTRRLVDFVEKRQLNPNASGVAGLRHKNESLAFHVNPKNKEPWMIRLQGSSLV, from the coding sequence ATGGAAAAACAAGTAACGATTTCAGATGATGAGCAGCTTAAAAAGCTACGGACGGCACTGGCTATTTCTCAAGGAACCAAATTATTATATACCTTATTGCAAAAAACATCGGCAACGGTTTCACACGATCAAACAAAACGTGTGAGCTACTTAATTGGCCTTTTTTCTGAAATTCACCGTGAAATTTTTCATCACTGGCAACAACAAGCCACGGTATCGCATCGCCCAGGAACAATGCCCGATGCTAAAAAACGTCAAAAATTTAGGCAAGCCATTGGAACGTTAGTCTTAGATGGTGATTTGCATACTAAAACCGCTATTTTTGATAATAATGGTTTTGTTATTCAATCAAAGAATATAGCGAAAAGACTGGCAAAATTTTATCTTAAAATGCGATCAATTCGTCCTTTTAACTATGGTAATCGAATTACCTTAGATTTTTTTATGACGATTCTTGGAAAATTACCCGCGTTCAATGCGGTGTATGGACAAGGAATTGATTTTAGACGCATCACTCAAGTGGATGCCGTTGCCTTACACGACTCAAAAGAAAAGAGAGAGGCGATTATTAGTGCGTTTAAACATGCCCTCGATCCTAGTCGTAATAAAAATTTAGCAAATGTAGCCAATGGCTACGGTAAATGGGCCGAAAATAAAAAATATATTTCGGGATTTCCTTTTTTATCACATACCACCGCCGAGGGCGTTAATTGTTTAGTGGCTGTTAATGGCGGCTTAGTCCCATTAGCCACGATTAAAAAGAAATTATTTTTAGCAGGCAAACATTTAGCCGATTACCCATTATGTGAACCCGATAATATTATTGGTTATTTACCGAATACCGAATTATTACGCGTCGCGGGTAAAACAGAAATTGACGGGATTATGATTGGTGAAAACGGTGCAGTCCCATTATTTTGTTTAGATATTAATATATTAACGGGGCTGAGTTCCATTGGACAAACGCAACTGCGTGAGCTATTAACCGAATGTGAGGGCGAAAATACGTCGTTATCGTTACTTGCTCACAATGAATCGTTAAAAAATAACTTATTGGAAGCCGCCAAAAATGATGTTCGTTTACAGCGGACGGTTGAAATTGCCATTCCTCGAATTGAGCAAATGGTTCTTAAATTAGAAGCGACCAAACAGGCTATTTTTAAAGGCAAAGTTCCTGATGAAAATCCTAAATTATTTATTTCGATGGGCGGAGCAGGAGCGGGGAAAACAGCGGTCGAAGAAATGGCACAAGCGCAATGTGGTGATAATTTTGTGATTGCGTCCTTAGATGAATTTCGTAAACAAAGCGACCTTTATTGTGTGTTAACCGCAGCGGATCACCATAGTGATGATTATGTTTATGTCGAACCGTTTGCGAATTTTTTACGTGATTTAGTCGCCGAATACGCAAAAGAAAATCGAATTAACCTTTTATATGATGGCACAGGGATTCCGTTTATACCGCGCTATTCCACCATTGTTGAAAAATTTAAACGCTACGGTTTTAAATCACACGTCATTGCCGTCGATGCTTTTATTGTTAAACCGAAAGGGCGGGAACAAGAATTACAACGATCGGATGTAATTGACAGTGTTAAGTTACGCTATGAAGAGACAGGGCGGGCCTTACCTTGGGTGATTACGGTTTATAAACATTTACGCGCCCCGCGTTCGTTTTTACATGCGATAGAAGAATCTTGTTTAGATAAGATTTCGCTGTTTGCCAATGATGGTGAAAAAGATCAACATTACCTTGTTGCGGAAAGTTTTGATGTGAGTATGAAAGAAGTTGAAATCTATCAACAGCATCAAATAGACAGGACGCTAGCGACGTATTTGCGACAACAAATAACCACTCGCGAGGAATCTATTTTAAAAAATTTAGCCAACAATAATCAGGATGAAATTGATTCCTTAATGGCGCGTAATCCAGCCTTTAACGAAAATAATGTAGCCTATCAAGTTTACAGCAGTAAAAATGGTTCACGGATTTTAGTTATTTATAACACTCGACGATTGGTTGATTTTGTTGAAAAACGCCAATTAAACCCGAATGCTTCGGGTGTGGCAGGGTTACGACATAAAAATGAATCACTGGCTTTTCATGTTAACCCTAAAAACAAAGAACCGTGGATGATAAGGCTACAAGGTTCTTCTCTCGTTTAG